A region of the Streptomyces sp. NBC_00442 genome:
CCGCTCTTCGCAAGCTCAAGGTGCCCGGGGCCTGGTCGAGCACTGCGGGCCTCAAGAAGCTGGCCGTCGGCGCAACCCACAGCGTGGACATCACTCTGACTGTGACGACGGAGCCTTCCCTGTTGGCCGGCACGTCACCGGCCATCATTGAAGTGTGGATCGGCAATTTCGACAAGGTGGGGGTGTGGGAGTTGCTGGGTTCGAAGGCGACCCGGGACGGCCTCGTGAAGATGCAGCAGGCGAACCCGGAGCAGTTTTGGTCCACGCAGTACCAGCTAGCCGTCCCTGCCCCTTCCTCGGTGCAGGACGTCCCTCAACCCTGACTGAGGAAGGCTCCTCCGGGACCGAGACAGTGCTGGGACATCGCAGGGAGGTGGCCGGGGCGCTGCACTTGGAAGGCGCCGGCTGTCGGCGCGGCGCGCGACAACCTCGTCTTGATGTCCTGGTCCTGGTCTGGCGGGCGGTCGCCCTGGTCGTGACCACCCAGACCCTGTTCGGACGCCCGGTCTACTTGCAGCAGTAGGCCGGGCGTCCGGCTCCGCGTCGTCCTGCCCCTGCAAGGCTTATACCGAATATCAGCTTGATCCTGAACGTCTTAATGATCGTCATGGACCTTAAGGATCAAGCTGACGGACCTCAGGATCCGCCGCCGGCCGCTTCGGCCTCTGCGACGGTCCCGTACGCCCGAAGAACGTCGCTCAGCCCAGTGATGCTCAACATCCGCCGGAGACTCGCCGCCACACACGCCAACACGACGACGACGCCCGTCGCGTGCGCCTCCCGCCATACCGCCATCAGCACATTCAACCCGGCGGAATCACAGAACGACATCGCGGACAAGTCCAGCACCACACGGCGCTGACCCTGCGCGATCTCCGCGAGGAGGCGGGCACGGAAAAACGGTGAGCTCTCATAGTCCATCTCGCCGCCGACCCGCACGACTCGGCAGTTCCCTAACGCACTCGAGTCAACTGAGGGCTCCACGGCCACACTCTCCCCACCGCCGCCTCAAGGGGAGACGCCACCAATTGTGACAATCAGCCTACCGAGCTCACCCGCCCCACACGGCGCGCCTCCGACCAGCCGCGTGTGACGACACGAGAACTGAGCTGTTCCTTAAGGCCCCGAAGATCGTTCGGGCCTTAAGGAACAGCTCAGCTTGTTCCATAAGGATTCACCCGGACGTCTGTGAGCCGGGGGCGGGGCCCCCGGGCGCCCCTGCCCTCGCCTTGATGGGGGCGGGCGTCACGCCTTCGGTGGTTTCCATGGGCGTCCGAGGGGTTTTGTCACATGGGCCGACACGGGAGAGGTGCGGCCGGAGTGCCCAAACCTCCTTCCCGAACGGTTGGCCATCTTGATCGGAGGATGCCTGGCGCCGGACACGGCATTACCCACTACCACCGGCTGAACGATCTTGTCCCAGGGTTCGGGGTTCTGCCTGTCCGTGATCACATACCACGCGATGATCCATCTGCACAGTCGGCGCCCACGCACGGGAGCCGCCTTGACCTGGCCGAGGCGCAGAGGGAGAAGTCAATGGCGATCACGATCAAGGGACGCGGCTCCGGGGGCGACGCGGTGATGGCCCCCCGATCGCGCAGCGTCCTGGCCATCCAAGACGGGACGGTGAAGGCGACCGCGCTGGAGGCGGGCAAGTTCTTCCCGCAGACCACCGGCGGCCATTCCGACCCCGCCTTCCACGAGGACACCCCGAACAGCGCTCCGCCGGCCGACGGGAAGATCGCCAGCGCAGGAAACCCCGGCGCAGCCCAACTCGACCGGACGGACATCGAGTGGGCCAAGCACCAGGTGGTCTCGGGGGAGGTCCTGGACGTCACCTGGTCCTTCACCGTGCTCCGCACGGTCCGCCGGTTCAACTACTTCCTGACCAACGCCGACTGGGACCCCACCCTGCCCCTGGCCCGCTCCCAGTTCGAGGACAAGCCCTTCTATACCGTTGAGAACACCCAGCGCCCTTTCTGGAACTACCAGAGTGAACTCGCCGCGCAGTCCCCGACGACGCACAGCATCCCCCTGCCGCAGCGCACGGACTATCAGGTGCTCCTGGCGGTCTGCGAGATCGCCGACACCGGCACCGCCCTGTACCAGGTCATCGACCTGAGCTTCGACAGCTGAGTTGAGCTTGATCCTTAAGGCCCCAGTGATCGTCGTAGACCTTAAGGATC
Encoded here:
- a CDS encoding STAS domain-containing protein yields the protein MAVEPSVDSSALGNCRVVRVGGEMDYESSPFFRARLLAEIAQGQRRVVLDLSAMSFCDSAGLNVLMAVWREAHATGVVVVLACVAASLRRMLSITGLSDVLRAYGTVAEAEAAGGGS
- a CDS encoding lytic polysaccharide monooxygenase auxiliary activity family 9 protein, whose amino-acid sequence is MAITIKGRGSGGDAVMAPRSRSVLAIQDGTVKATALEAGKFFPQTTGGHSDPAFHEDTPNSAPPADGKIASAGNPGAAQLDRTDIEWAKHQVVSGEVLDVTWSFTVLRTVRRFNYFLTNADWDPTLPLARSQFEDKPFYTVENTQRPFWNYQSELAAQSPTTHSIPLPQRTDYQVLLAVCEIADTGTALYQVIDLSFDS